The Terracoccus luteus genome includes a region encoding these proteins:
- a CDS encoding NeuD/PglB/VioB family sugar acetyltransferase — translation MSHDDRPLLLVAAGGLARETAAAARAAGRRVLGCLDDDATRWGTDAAPGLPVLGALEEATRHPDAALVVCAGKGAVRARLVDRLAGFGLGADRYAAVVHPAAALAPDTVLGEGSVLLAGVVATAQVAVGAHVVCMPRVVLTHDDRLGDHATLCAGVVLGGEVVVGRGAYLGMAASVRERTVVGEWAVVGMGAVVLADVPPGETWVGVPARALRGATGHP, via the coding sequence GTGAGCCACGACGACCGGCCGCTGCTGCTCGTCGCCGCCGGCGGGCTGGCCCGCGAGACGGCCGCGGCGGCCCGCGCCGCGGGTCGGCGGGTGCTCGGCTGCCTCGACGACGACGCGACCCGGTGGGGCACCGACGCAGCCCCCGGCCTCCCGGTGCTCGGCGCGCTCGAGGAGGCCACCCGGCATCCGGACGCGGCGCTTGTCGTCTGCGCCGGCAAGGGCGCGGTGCGCGCCCGCCTCGTCGACCGGCTGGCGGGGTTCGGCCTCGGCGCCGACCGCTACGCCGCCGTGGTGCACCCCGCGGCCGCGCTCGCGCCGGACACCGTGCTCGGCGAGGGCAGCGTGCTGCTCGCAGGGGTGGTGGCCACCGCCCAGGTCGCGGTCGGCGCCCACGTCGTCTGCATGCCGCGCGTCGTGCTCACCCACGACGACCGGCTGGGCGACCACGCCACGTTGTGCGCGGGCGTCGTGCTGGGCGGCGAGGTGGTGGTGGGCCGGGGCGCCTACCTCGGCATGGCGGCGTCGGTGCGCGAGCGCACGGTCGTGGGGGAGTGGGCCGTCGTCGGGATGGGGGCCGTCGTGCTCGCCGACGTGCCGCCCGGTGAGACGTGGGTCGGCGTGCCCGCCCGGGCGCTCCGGGGCGCCACCGGGCACCCGTAG
- a CDS encoding 50S ribosomal protein L25/general stress protein Ctc, translated as MSDTTRLTAEKRTSFGKGAARQIRRENKIPAVMYGHGTEPVHITLPGHDTMMALKQANALLTIVIDGKEQLALAKDVQRDAIKPVIDHIDLVVVRRGEKVTVDVSVHLEGEAAPETVVTLDNNTLQLEALATNIPESVVVSVEGLEAGTQILAGAIELPEGATLVTDEEALVVNVTQAISAEELEAELAEAEAEAGIERDESDEEAAEGESTESAEGEGDKPEGSDES; from the coding sequence GTGTCCGACACCACCAGGCTGACCGCCGAGAAGCGCACCTCGTTCGGCAAGGGCGCCGCCCGCCAGATCCGCCGCGAGAACAAGATCCCCGCCGTGATGTACGGCCACGGCACCGAGCCGGTGCACATCACCCTGCCCGGCCACGACACGATGATGGCCCTCAAGCAGGCCAACGCCCTGCTGACGATCGTCATCGACGGCAAGGAGCAGCTCGCCCTGGCCAAGGACGTGCAGCGCGACGCCATCAAGCCCGTCATCGACCACATCGACCTCGTCGTCGTGCGCCGCGGCGAGAAGGTCACCGTCGACGTCTCCGTGCACCTCGAGGGCGAGGCCGCCCCGGAGACCGTCGTCACGCTCGACAACAACACGCTGCAGCTCGAGGCGCTCGCCACGAACATCCCCGAGAGCGTCGTCGTCTCGGTCGAGGGCCTCGAGGCCGGCACGCAGATCCTCGCCGGCGCGATCGAGCTGCCCGAGGGTGCCACGCTCGTCACCGACGAGGAGGCGCTCGTCGTCAATGTCACGCAGGCCATCTCCGCCGAGGAGCTCGAGGCCGAGCTGGCCGAGGCCGAGGCCGAGGCCGGCATCGAGCGCGACGAGAGCGACGAGGAGGCCGCCGAGGGCGAGTCCACCGAGTCCGCCGAGGGCGAGGGCGACAAGCCCGAGGGCTCCGACGAGAGCTGA
- a CDS encoding EamA family transporter translates to MTDPVTAPAAVPVGTLPAPEVGADPATRTQRHPAVGLVVALVSAAAFGTSGAFGKSLIAGGWSPGLVVTLRITVAALVLLVPTLVALRGRWGALRRNGIAVVGYGLTGVAGCQLAYFNAVTHLSVGVALLLEYLAPVLIVGWLWLRHRQRPRRLTLAGIGLAVVGLLLVLDVVGGASLDLVGVLWGLAAAVCLVLYFLLADHVDDDVPPMALAGGGLVVGAVALWLASVTGAVELVRGASEVTLGGRVLPWWVPLLVIAVVAAAFAYVTGIAAVRMLGAKVASFVALTEVLFAVLFAWLVLSELPTPVQLVGGVLIVGGLVAVRADAARDPG, encoded by the coding sequence ATGACCGACCCCGTGACCGCTCCGGCAGCCGTCCCCGTGGGCACCCTGCCGGCCCCGGAGGTCGGCGCCGACCCGGCGACCCGTACCCAACGGCATCCGGCCGTCGGTCTCGTCGTCGCGCTCGTCTCGGCCGCCGCCTTCGGCACGTCCGGTGCGTTCGGCAAGTCGCTCATCGCCGGGGGCTGGTCGCCGGGCCTCGTCGTCACCCTGCGGATCACGGTCGCCGCCCTCGTCCTGCTCGTGCCGACGCTCGTGGCCTTGCGCGGTCGCTGGGGAGCGTTGCGGCGCAACGGGATCGCCGTCGTCGGCTATGGGCTGACCGGCGTCGCGGGGTGCCAGCTCGCCTACTTCAACGCCGTCACCCACCTCTCGGTCGGGGTGGCGCTGCTGCTCGAGTACCTCGCCCCCGTGCTCATCGTCGGCTGGCTCTGGCTGCGCCACCGGCAGCGCCCCCGCCGGCTCACCCTCGCCGGGATCGGGCTCGCCGTGGTCGGGCTGCTGCTCGTGCTCGACGTCGTCGGCGGCGCCAGCCTCGACCTCGTCGGCGTCCTCTGGGGCCTCGCCGCGGCGGTGTGCCTCGTCCTCTACTTCCTGCTCGCCGACCACGTCGACGACGACGTGCCCCCGATGGCCCTTGCCGGCGGTGGGCTCGTCGTCGGGGCCGTGGCCCTCTGGCTCGCCTCGGTCACCGGCGCGGTCGAGCTCGTGCGCGGCGCCTCCGAGGTCACGCTGGGCGGGCGGGTGCTGCCCTGGTGGGTGCCCCTGCTCGTCATCGCCGTCGTGGCAGCCGCCTTCGCCTACGTCACCGGCATCGCGGCCGTGCGGATGCTCGGGGCGAAGGTCGCCTCGTTCGTCGCCCTCACCGAGGTGCTCTTCGCCGTGCTCTTCGCGTGGCTCGTCCTCAGCGAGCTGCCCACCCCGGTGCAGCTCGTCGGTGGGGTGCTCATCGTCGGCGGCCTCGTCGCGGTGCGCGCCGACGCGGCCCGCGACCCCGGATGA
- a CDS encoding acyl-ACP--UDP-N- acetylglucosamine O-acyltransferase gives MDATRVHETAFVGPGVALGAGVVVGPFAVLLGPATVGDHVWVGPGVHLGGAPEMSSERRNRAWDGDLDHHAVVVGEHTVLRDGVVVHHGSWRPTTIGSHCQLFSRAYVAHDVVVGDRVTLSAGVSIGGHATVRDGANLGLNVSVHQRRSVGALAMVGMGTPVTRDVPPFVQAYGSPVRVHALNAVGLRRAGVDDDDLGRLAGLLRADGVAGIAGVAGVESGPGGTGWHDQTIRRELHWWHTLPDRMPARLAGAPAVVPS, from the coding sequence ATGGACGCCACGCGCGTGCACGAGACCGCGTTCGTCGGGCCGGGGGTGGCGCTGGGGGCCGGCGTCGTCGTCGGGCCGTTCGCCGTGCTGCTCGGGCCGGCGACCGTCGGTGACCACGTCTGGGTCGGCCCCGGCGTCCACCTCGGCGGGGCGCCGGAGATGTCGAGCGAGCGACGCAACCGCGCGTGGGACGGCGACCTCGACCACCACGCGGTCGTGGTCGGCGAGCACACCGTGCTGCGCGACGGCGTCGTCGTGCACCACGGCAGCTGGCGCCCCACGACGATCGGGAGCCACTGCCAGCTCTTCAGCCGCGCGTACGTCGCGCACGACGTCGTCGTCGGTGACCGCGTCACCCTCTCGGCCGGCGTCAGCATCGGGGGGCACGCCACAGTCCGCGACGGGGCCAACCTCGGCCTCAACGTCAGCGTGCACCAGCGCCGCAGCGTCGGTGCCCTCGCGATGGTCGGCATGGGCACCCCCGTGACCCGTGACGTCCCGCCCTTCGTGCAGGCCTACGGCTCGCCCGTGCGGGTGCACGCCCTCAACGCGGTCGGCCTGCGGCGGGCAGGGGTCGACGACGACGACCTGGGGCGGCTCGCCGGGCTGCTGCGCGCCGACGGCGTCGCAGGAATCGCAGGCGTCGCCGGAGTTGAGTCGGGTCCGGGCGGGACGGGGTGGCACGACCAGACCATCCGCCGTGAGCTGCACTGGTGGCACACGCTTCCCGACCGGATGCCGGCCCGCCTCGCGGGTGCGCCGGCGGTCGTCCCGTCGTGA